In Eschrichtius robustus isolate mEscRob2 chromosome 11, mEscRob2.pri, whole genome shotgun sequence, the following proteins share a genomic window:
- the KCNJ1 gene encoding ATP-sensitive inward rectifier potassium channel 1: MFKHLQKWFVTHFLGHSQRRARLVSKDGRCNIEFGNVEAQSRLIFFVDIWTTVLDLKWRYKMTIFITAFLGSWFFFGLLWYAVAYIHKDLPEFHPSANHTPCVEHINGLTSAFLFSLETQVTIGYGFRCVTEQCGTAIFLLIFQSILGVIINSFMCGAILAKISRPKKRAKTITFSKNAVISKRGGKLCLLIRVANLRKSLLIGSHIYGKLLKTTITPEGETIILDQININFVVDAGNENLFFISPLTIYHVIDHTSPFFHMAAETLPQQDFELVVFLDGTVESTSATCQVRTSYVPEEVLWGYRFAPMVSKTKEGKYRVDFHNFGKTVEVETPHCAMCLYNEKDAQARMKRGYDNPNFILSEVSETDDTKM; the protein is encoded by the coding sequence ATGTTCAAACATCTTCAGAAATGGTTTGTCACTCACTTTCTTGGTCATTCTCAGCGAAGAGCAAGGCTGGTCTCCAAAGATGGAAGGTGTAACATTGAATTTGGCAACGTAGAGGCACAGTCGAGGCTGATATTCTTTGTGGATATCTGGACGACTGTGCTGGACCTCAAGTGGAGATACAAAATGACCATCTTCATCACAGCCTTCTTGGGGAGCTGGTTCTTCTTTGGCCTCCTGTGGTATGCGGTCGCCTACATTCACAAAGATCTCCCTGAGTTCCACCCTTCCGCCAACCACACGCCTTGCGTGGAGCACATTAATGGCCTGACCTcagcttttctgttttctctggaaACGCAAGTGACCATTGGCTATGGATTCAGGTGTGTGACGGAACAGTGCGGCACTGCCATTTTTCTGCTTATCTTCCAGTCTATTCTTGGAGTCATCATCAATTCTTTCATGTGTGGCGCCATTTTAGCCAAGATCTCCAGACCCAAAAAACGTGCCAAGACCATTACTTTCAGCAAGAACGCAGTGATCAGTAAGCGGGGCGGGAAGCTCTGTCTCTTGATCCGAGTGGCTAATCTTCGGAAGAGCCTCCTTATCGGCAGTCACATATACGGAAAGCTTCTGAAGACCACCATCACTCCTGAAGGAGAGACCATTATTTTGGACCAGATCAATATCAACTTTGTGGTTGACGCGgggaatgaaaatttatttttcatctccccACTGACAATTTACCATGTCATTGACCACACTAGCCCCTTCTTCCACATGGCAGCAGAAACCCTTCCCCAGCAGGACTTTGAATTAGTGGTGTTTTTAGATGGCACGGTGGAATCAACCAGTGCTACCTGCCAAGTCCGGACATCCTACGTCCCGGAAGAGGTGCTCTGGGGCTATCGTTTTGCTCCCATGGTGTCCAAGACCAAGGAAGGGAAATACCGAGTAGATTTCCATAACTTTGGCAAAACAGTGGAAGTGGAGACGCCTCATTGTGCCATGTGCCTTTATAACGAGAAAGATGCTCAAGCCAGGATGAAGAGAGGCTATGACAACCCCAATTTCATCTTGTCCGAAGTCAGCGAAACAGACGACACCAAAATGTAA